A region of the Desulfobacter postgatei 2ac9 genome:
ATATCCTAAAAACTAAAAATACCCAGATATTTGGATATCTTATTCTGGCGTCCGTGGTTTTTTATCTGGCCGCCGGCAGGATTTGGGCGCAAAAGACCAATGTCCCGGGTACGCCCGGATAACCAAAATATTATTTTTTTCGGTGAAGGCGCTTTTTGGGCTGCTTGGAAAATTTGCTTAATTCCCGGTTCTGGCGCGATGGGGCTTTGGTTCCGTGTTCTTTTTTCCGGGTGACGATTTGTTTTTGCTTCTCTTTTGCCTGGGGATCTTTTTCCACAAACACGGGCACCATGGCAAACGGATCCATACCGGTATAATACATCAAGGTGGAAAAGGTGGATGGTGTGGGCGTAAATATCTGGACCTGTTCCGGTGTTATGTGAAGCTGGTTTCGGGTAAATTCCTTAAGTTCATTCATTTCCCTTATGGAGCATCCGGGGTGGGCTGCTATCAGGTAATAGGTGAGGTATTGCTTTTTATTGAGCATTTTGCAGATGCTGTCAAACCGGTGTTTGAATGCAACAAGGCTCTCCACGCCCGGTTTCCCCATAAGCGCCAGCACGCGGGGCACACAATGCTCCGGTGCCAGTTTCATCTGACCGGAAACATGGGCGTCGATTACCTGTTTTAAGTATGCCTGGCCTTTTTGTTCGTCCATAAGGATCAGGTCGTGGCGAATGCCTGAGTTGAGAAACACCTTTTTGACGCCGGCAATGCGGCTGATTTCTTTGAGCAACGCCATCTGGGGGCCGTGATCCGGTGAAAGGGATGGGCAGGGTGTGGGGAACAGGCAGCGTCGGTGGGAACAGGCGCCTTTTTTTAATTTTTTTTCACACTCAAACCCGTACATGTTCGCGGTGGGACCACCCAGGTCAAATATATATCCTTTAAACTCTTTGTCCCGGGTCATTTTTTTTGCTTCGGCAATGATGGAATCCTTGCTGCGCCATCTGACCGTTCGACCCTGGTGGACGGTGATTGCGCAGAAATTGCACTCTCCGTAGCAGCCGTAATGGGTGGGAATGGAAAACCGGATGGTATCCATGGCCCGGACATGGCCCAAGGCCTGGTAATAGGGGTGAACATCTCGTTTAAAATTCAGATCGTGGATTTCATCCATCTCTTGGGTGGAGCTGAAAGGTGCCGGCGGGTTCAGAACAAGAAACCGGTCCCCATGGGCCTGACTTAAGGGTTGGGCAAGCATGGGGTCGGTATTGTCGTAAAAGGTTTTAAAACTTTGGAGATAAAGGCTTTTATCCCTGATGACCGCTTCATAGGAAGGCAGTGCTATGCCCTTGGGTGTTTTAGCGATATATCCCAGACCCCGAATCTGTGTGACAGGGTCTTGTGTCTCTTCCGGCATTGCTACTTGCCTGTTGTCTGTTTTCAGCTTGTCATCCAGGGCCCGGGCAAGTGCCACGATACCGGCATGGGCCATGCCGAACAAAAGATAATCTGCCTTGGCATCAAACAGGATGGACCGTCGTATTTTATTGGACCAGAAATCATAGTGGGCAATACGCCGCAGGCTTGCTTCAATACCGCCCAGTACAATGGGTACGGTTGGTTTAAAAAAGCGTCGCACAAGATTGGTGTATACAATGACTGCCCGGTCAGGCCGGCGGTTATTTTCGGAGCCAGGCGTGTAGTCATCTTGTTTGCGCCGTTTTTTTGATGCCGTGTAATTGGCCACCATGGAATCCACGGCTCCGCCGGTGATGCCCCAGAAGAGACGGGGTTCCCCCAGACGGGAGATATCCCTGTCGCTGTCCGTGTCCGGTTGGGCAATGATGCCCACGGTAAAGCCCTTTGATTCCAGAACCCGGCCGATCAGGCTGACCCCAATGAACGGGGAGTCGATGTATGTATCGCCGGTGACAAGAATCACGTCAAGCCGATCAACGCCTCGGTCCTCAAGTTCTTTTCGGGTGGTGGGTAAAAACATAATCAGCGTTTTCGCTTCGGCCCCGGTGTCTGTTCCATCCGGGCCATTGAGAAAATAATTCCCACCAGACTGAGCAGGGCGAAAATGATAAAGGCCGTGTGCATGGTGTTGAGAAAAGCCGGGGCTGTGGCCGTGCTGACTTCAGCATCACCCATGAACATACTTAACAGCAAGGTAGTGATGGTCATGGCCGTGAGCATGCCGATGCTGCGCATGGTGGCCACAAGGCTGGAGGCAATGCCGTAATGTATTGACCTCACAGATCCCATGACCGTGGTCATGTTGGGTGTGGAAAATGCAGCAAATCCCAGACCCATGATAACCAGCACCACCACCACCTGCCGGATTCCTGCATCCTGTTCGAGAAAGGCTGCACACCCAAGCCCTGCGGCGCAGATGACCATACCGGCCGTGGATAATTTGGCCGGTGAAATCTTGTCTGAAAGCGTGCCTGACAAAGGTGACAGAACCGCTTGAATTATTGGTTGGACAACGAGCACAAAACCTGTAGCCTGGGCAGACATGCCTTTGACCACTTGAAGGTATAAAGAGAAAAAAAATGTGAGCCCAAAAGAGGCGGCATAGTTGATCCCTGTGGCAATGTTGCTGAAGGCCAGGACCCGGTTTCCCAACAGCAGGCGGATATCCAGGATGGGAGAGGGGTGCCTGTATTCAAAGATTGCAAAACCCGCCATACACAAGATACCTGCCGCCATCAGGCCTGGTGCCCAGGCATCGCTTTTAAGGTGGGATACCCCGACGATCAGACAAGAGATCGCTGCCATATAAATGAGGCTGCCCACCCGGTCAAAGGATTCGCCTTCAGCACCTTTCCATTCCCCCTTAAGCCGGGTCAGGGTCAAAATCAGGGCTGCCATGGCAAGGGGTACAGAAGCAAAAAAAATCCACTGCCAGCCCAGCCATGCGATCATGAATCCGGCCAGGGATGGACCGGCGGACAGTCCTAAATAGACACAGGCCACAATAATACCCATGGCTTTGCCTCGTTTTTCCGTTGGTACCACAGAAGAAAGAATGGCCACGGAAGTGGAGACCGTACACGACACGCCAATGCCCTGCAGAAAACGAATGGCAATGAAAATGCCGATGGAGGGAGAAAAGGGCAGCAGGATCGTGGCAAGGGCAAACAAGCCCACGCCTGACACAAATATTTTTTTTCTTCCGGTGATGTCGGCCAGGCGGCCGACGGGAAGAAGAAACAGGGTGACGGCCAGCATATAAACCATTTCCACCAGGGCCAGAGAAACTGCACTGGCACCGTAAAACCGGCCAATGGTGGGAAGGGCCACGCCAACCGCAGACATCATGAACGGTGCCAGAAACTGGACTACGGAGACAATAAATATGGTGTGGCTGGTGGAGATTCGGGGTCCGGGCCTGTTTTTGCTGCTGTTAATGTCTCCCTCCCGGTACTGTCAATGTTATTGATTTATCAATTATTGATCCGTCAATATAAGAAACGGGCTCAGGAAGTCAAGGACGTATGACTCCCCACAGCAATTCTAATTTTTTTCTCGCACAAAGCCTCAAAGGCACAAAGGGTCATAAAATCAAATAAACGCTTTGTGTCTTTGGTGCGAGTTTTTTAACTAAAAAGATTCATAATAATTTTGCGATTTTTTCGCTTCCCTGACCAGGGAGATTTCTACACGCCGGTTGGCTTCCCTGCCCAGAAAATGGGTGTTGTCCCCAATGGGCCGGTACTGGCCAAATCCTTCGATATTGATTCGTTCCGGGGCCACCCGGCAGTCAATTAAGAATTCGGCAACACTCATGGCTCTTGCAGCCGACAGCTCCCAGTTGGAGGGGAACTGGGCAGTATGAATGGGGGTATTGTCCGTATGACCGGCAACAATGATTCTGTATCCGGGTTCCGTGATAAAAAATACGGCCATATCCTTTAATGCCGGTTTGATATAGTCCAGCAGTTTGGCCTGGCCGGAAAGAAAACTGATCTCTTCGCCCAGGGTCAGAACGAGCCTGTTATTTGCGACTTTAATCGAGTAATTTGAAATATCGGATTTTTCCATGACCTGGTGCAGCCGGTCTTCAATGGTCAGAAGATCCAGTTCGGATTCGTGAGCTTTTTTCGCTGGTTTGGCCGGTGCCTTAACGGTCTCAACGGTCTGGGCTGCCAGGCTGGGATCATGTTTAGTTTCTACGGCTTGGAGCTTATGTGTCTGGTTGCTGTAAAGCATGATAAAAAAAGCCAGGACCAGGGTCATGATATCCAGCATGGTCCACAGACTGGAATCTTCGGGTTCATCTCCCTCCAGAAGGCTTTGGCGTTTCAATCGCAGCCGTTTTAATTCCGAGATTTCAAGCTCAGATATGAGATTTTCCGGTATTATCATGGATATCAGCCTGTCATGGGTTCTTGTTTTTTAGGATGGGTTGAAGCCGGGGCAGTCTCATGGGGGGTGCCTGGGATTTTGTCTCCACGGTCCAGTCCTCCTGGAAATAATCGCCAATACAGTATCTTAAACGATACCCGATGGCCTTGGCATTGGTTTTGTCCGCAATATCCAGAATCCCTTCAATGATCAATGCCAGTTCCATGGCGTCATGTTTGGTTTTTTCAGCCAGTTTCTTTGCAATGGGAAGAAAAATGACGTTGGCATACAGCAATCCGTAAAATGTGGTTAAAAGTGCTGTGGCCACACCTTTTCCGATCAGTTCCGGTGAGCCCATATTGCTCAGTACGTTGATCAGGCCGATGATGGTGCCCACAAAACCGAACACCGGCATCAGCTTGATAAAGGTATTGATCAAATCAGCCTGGGAGCGCCGGGCCTGCAGGAAATTGTCGTATCTTCGCTCAAGGGTTTTAAAAATCGTATATCTGTCAAACCCGTCCGCAATCATTTCAATGCCCATTTTCAGGAATGGATTGTCAATGTTTTTGGATTTTTCATCCAGTACAAGTTTTCCGTCCCGCCGCCGGATGGCTGCCAGCACTTCAATCTGTTTTATGAGTCCGTTCAGATCGGTCTTCTCTCCGGAAAATGCTTTGCGGACATTGAGGAAGAGATCTGAAAACAGCC
Encoded here:
- a CDS encoding YgiQ family radical SAM protein; this translates as MFLPTTRKELEDRGVDRLDVILVTGDTYIDSPFIGVSLIGRVLESKGFTVGIIAQPDTDSDRDISRLGEPRLFWGITGGAVDSMVANYTASKKRRKQDDYTPGSENNRRPDRAVIVYTNLVRRFFKPTVPIVLGGIEASLRRIAHYDFWSNKIRRSILFDAKADYLLFGMAHAGIVALARALDDKLKTDNRQVAMPEETQDPVTQIRGLGYIAKTPKGIALPSYEAVIRDKSLYLQSFKTFYDNTDPMLAQPLSQAHGDRFLVLNPPAPFSSTQEMDEIHDLNFKRDVHPYYQALGHVRAMDTIRFSIPTHYGCYGECNFCAITVHQGRTVRWRSKDSIIAEAKKMTRDKEFKGYIFDLGGPTANMYGFECEKKLKKGACSHRRCLFPTPCPSLSPDHGPQMALLKEISRIAGVKKVFLNSGIRHDLILMDEQKGQAYLKQVIDAHVSGQMKLAPEHCVPRVLALMGKPGVESLVAFKHRFDSICKMLNKKQYLTYYLIAAHPGCSIREMNELKEFTRNQLHITPEQVQIFTPTPSTFSTLMYYTGMDPFAMVPVFVEKDPQAKEKQKQIVTRKKEHGTKAPSRQNRELSKFSKQPKKRLHRKK
- a CDS encoding MFS transporter; this encodes MNSSKNRPGPRISTSHTIFIVSVVQFLAPFMMSAVGVALPTIGRFYGASAVSLALVEMVYMLAVTLFLLPVGRLADITGRKKIFVSGVGLFALATILLPFSPSIGIFIAIRFLQGIGVSCTVSTSVAILSSVVPTEKRGKAMGIIVACVYLGLSAGPSLAGFMIAWLGWQWIFFASVPLAMAALILTLTRLKGEWKGAEGESFDRVGSLIYMAAISCLIVGVSHLKSDAWAPGLMAAGILCMAGFAIFEYRHPSPILDIRLLLGNRVLAFSNIATGINYAASFGLTFFFSLYLQVVKGMSAQATGFVLVVQPIIQAVLSPLSGTLSDKISPAKLSTAGMVICAAGLGCAAFLEQDAGIRQVVVVLVIMGLGFAAFSTPNMTTVMGSVRSIHYGIASSLVATMRSIGMLTAMTITTLLLSMFMGDAEVSTATAPAFLNTMHTAFIIFALLSLVGIIFSMARMEQTPGPKRKR
- a CDS encoding OmpA/MotB family protein, whose product is MIIPENLISELEISELKRLRLKRQSLLEGDEPEDSSLWTMLDIMTLVLAFFIMLYSNQTHKLQAVETKHDPSLAAQTVETVKAPAKPAKKAHESELDLLTIEDRLHQVMEKSDISNYSIKVANNRLVLTLGEEISFLSGQAKLLDYIKPALKDMAVFFITEPGYRIIVAGHTDNTPIHTAQFPSNWELSAARAMSVAEFLIDCRVAPERINIEGFGQYRPIGDNTHFLGREANRRVEISLVREAKKSQNYYESF
- a CDS encoding motility protein A, which gives rise to MLQKIFPAAGIIIFILLSGTVSELSSIVLNIKSNLIILSGAFFCALVSYPLRLFSDLFLNVRKAFSGEKTDLNGLIKQIEVLAAIRRRDGKLVLDEKSKNIDNPFLKMGIEMIADGFDRYTIFKTLERRYDNFLQARRSQADLINTFIKLMPVFGFVGTIIGLINVLSNMGSPELIGKGVATALLTTFYGLLYANVIFLPIAKKLAEKTKHDAMELALIIEGILDIADKTNAKAIGYRLRYCIGDYFQEDWTVETKSQAPPMRLPRLQPILKNKNP